A stretch of Apostichopus japonicus isolate 1M-3 chromosome 9, ASM3797524v1, whole genome shotgun sequence DNA encodes these proteins:
- the LOC139973536 gene encoding DGAT1/2-independent enzyme synthesizing storage lipids-like isoform X1 yields MNYTSLVEVLGWISDEVQGHVQPYLQDVWEIAAPYLLLLYDHLVTILLVIGINLPGILSEIDLDVISWCFWLFLPVLVVFILPCMILLMLYGTILFLHLYKARHSLKDAYTRSLWDGARLTVATFWEGHGKIWHGENYRYEIHGLENFPSEGPAVFCYYHGAIPVDFYYMMASIFIKKGRAMVVIGDRFMYYIPGFKLLLQVFNVTSGTIEECTEFLQEGNVVAVAPGGVREAFFSDSNYHLIWGNRVGFAKCAIEAKVPIIPVFTQNCREGFRSLGLFKPFFAWLYEKTRLPVVPIYGGFPVKWRTYIGKPIPYQEGISAKQLTSQTKEGIELLIKKHQKIPGNILNAFLERFL; encoded by the exons ATGAACTACACATCCTTGGTAGAGGTTCTTGGGTGGATCTCAGATGAAGTCCAGGGCCATGTACAACCCTACCTCCAAGATGTTTGGGAGATTGCAGCCCCATATCTGCTCTTACTTTATGATCATCTCGTGACCATTCTCCTGGTTATTGGAATTAACTTGCCAGGGATTTTGTCTGAAATTGATTTAGATGTCATTTCATGGTGCTTTTGGCTTTTCTTACCAGTGTTAGTGGTGTTCATACTACCATGCATGATTTTGTTAATGTTGTACGGAACCATTCTGTTCCTGCATTTATACAAAGCCAGACATTCTCTGAAAGATGCATACACAAGAAGTCTTTGGGATGGTGCAAGACTAACAGTGGCAACGTTTTGGGAGGGTCATGGCAAGATCTGGCATGGTGAGAATTACA GATACGAGATCCATGGGTTGGAAAACTTTCCGTCAGAGGGCCCTGCTGTGTTTTGTTACTACCACGGTGCCATACCTGTTGATTTTTACTACATGATGGCATCAATCTTCATTAAGAAAGGACGGGCAATGGTAGTCATAGGAGATAGATTTATGTATTACATCCCAG GCTTCAAACTTCTCCTTCAAGTCTTTAATGTAACATCAGGAACCATTGAAGAGTGCACAGAGTTTCTTCAAGAGGGCAATGTGGTGGCGGTAGCACCAGGAGGCGTAAGAGAGGCTTTCTTCAGTGACTCCAACTATCACTTAATCTGGGGTAACAGGGTTGGTTTTGCAAAATGTGCAATCGAGGCTAAAGTG cCTATCATTCCAGTGTTTACACAGAATTGCAGAGAAGGCTTTCGGTCTCTGGGATTATTTAAACCGTTCTTTGCGTGGCTCTACGAGAAGACACGACTACCAGTGGTTCCAATCTACGGAGGCTTTCCAGTCAAGTGGAG AACTTATATAGGGAAACCAATTCCATACCAAGAGGGAATCAGTGCTAAACAGTTAACATCACAG ACCAAGGAGGGAATAGAACTTTTAATCAAGAAACATCAGAAAATTCCAGGAAATATTCTTAATGCCTTTTTGGAGAGGTTTTTATGA
- the LOC139973536 gene encoding DGAT1/2-independent enzyme synthesizing storage lipids-like isoform X2: MNYTSLVEVLGWISDEVQGHVQPYLQDVWEIAAPYLLLLYDHLVTILLVIGINLPGILSEIDLDVISWCFWLFLPVLVVFILPCMILLMLYGTILFLHLYKARHSLKDAYTRSLWDGARLTVATFWEGHGKIWHGYEIHGLENFPSEGPAVFCYYHGAIPVDFYYMMASIFIKKGRAMVVIGDRFMYYIPGFKLLLQVFNVTSGTIEECTEFLQEGNVVAVAPGGVREAFFSDSNYHLIWGNRVGFAKCAIEAKVPIIPVFTQNCREGFRSLGLFKPFFAWLYEKTRLPVVPIYGGFPVKWRTYIGKPIPYQEGISAKQLTSQTKEGIELLIKKHQKIPGNILNAFLERFL, encoded by the exons ATGAACTACACATCCTTGGTAGAGGTTCTTGGGTGGATCTCAGATGAAGTCCAGGGCCATGTACAACCCTACCTCCAAGATGTTTGGGAGATTGCAGCCCCATATCTGCTCTTACTTTATGATCATCTCGTGACCATTCTCCTGGTTATTGGAATTAACTTGCCAGGGATTTTGTCTGAAATTGATTTAGATGTCATTTCATGGTGCTTTTGGCTTTTCTTACCAGTGTTAGTGGTGTTCATACTACCATGCATGATTTTGTTAATGTTGTACGGAACCATTCTGTTCCTGCATTTATACAAAGCCAGACATTCTCTGAAAGATGCATACACAAGAAGTCTTTGGGATGGTGCAAGACTAACAGTGGCAACGTTTTGGGAGGGTCATGGCAAGATCTGGCATG GATACGAGATCCATGGGTTGGAAAACTTTCCGTCAGAGGGCCCTGCTGTGTTTTGTTACTACCACGGTGCCATACCTGTTGATTTTTACTACATGATGGCATCAATCTTCATTAAGAAAGGACGGGCAATGGTAGTCATAGGAGATAGATTTATGTATTACATCCCAG GCTTCAAACTTCTCCTTCAAGTCTTTAATGTAACATCAGGAACCATTGAAGAGTGCACAGAGTTTCTTCAAGAGGGCAATGTGGTGGCGGTAGCACCAGGAGGCGTAAGAGAGGCTTTCTTCAGTGACTCCAACTATCACTTAATCTGGGGTAACAGGGTTGGTTTTGCAAAATGTGCAATCGAGGCTAAAGTG cCTATCATTCCAGTGTTTACACAGAATTGCAGAGAAGGCTTTCGGTCTCTGGGATTATTTAAACCGTTCTTTGCGTGGCTCTACGAGAAGACACGACTACCAGTGGTTCCAATCTACGGAGGCTTTCCAGTCAAGTGGAG AACTTATATAGGGAAACCAATTCCATACCAAGAGGGAATCAGTGCTAAACAGTTAACATCACAG ACCAAGGAGGGAATAGAACTTTTAATCAAGAAACATCAGAAAATTCCAGGAAATATTCTTAATGCCTTTTTGGAGAGGTTTTTATGA